The Apium graveolens cultivar Ventura chromosome 10, ASM990537v1, whole genome shotgun sequence nucleotide sequence TTAGTGAGAATGATTTGAAACTGATGACAGATCTCTAAGTATATTGTGAAAGAAGGAACCCTACACATTAAGATTAAAAATTTCCATTCCTTTAATAGCTATTGAACTCTATGCGCTTGTCTATCAGTTTAGTGTTTTTTCTCTCTGTACTCTCCCTGCGTACTAACTTTATTCTATTAATATAATTCTGTTAATGGTTGGAAAAATATTATACCTTGTGGATGTGCAGAGCTTCTCGGACAGATTTTTCATTTGCCCAAAGAGCAAAGTAGCTATAACCATTTTCCTGTAtagaataataaatatataaGCAAACTTAGCAAAGTTCAGAATAATATGCAGATATGTGCTTGTTTTATGATAAGGGGTACTCTTTTGTAGTCTTATTCAAAGTAAATAATACAGTTctattcataaaaaaaatattacaaatGTGTAAAGACGCTTGTGAACCAACAAGGGTTTTACTAATATGAACTTAAAGAGATGGTATTTGATATATTTATCTGTCATTAGCTCACCCTACACGCTGTATTTATGTATTTTAATGACCGAATGGCGTTTGTCCGGTTCTTTTCTGATGAGCTTCCATCCTTATATAGTGCTGTAGTATCTTCAAGACAGATGGGTTCTAATATCTGCATCTGGAATATGCTCTCAAGACACTGTGATGCACAAAGATTTAGTTGTATGTGTGTTAGTATTTATGTCGTAAATTGTTATACATTTCTTGGATAAGGATGCTTCTGGATAACCTTGTCTATTTCTTGTAGATTGTCAACACACCGTGTGCTAGGATTCTCGTTTATATAGTCACCATGGCAATTTATTTCCGCTGCCTACGTACAAAATACAAAAATAATCAATAATACTTCTAGCAAACAGTACTCAGCATGATGTAGATTTTTCTCGCAAACTAAATTTTAAGCTCACCTTAAAGAGTTCGTTGGAGAGAAGCGCGAACTGATGAGCATATGGAATCCTTGAATTGAAGTCTATACTTCTATCTGTCAAAGGGTTGTTGAGAATATACCCCTACACTCAATTCAAAGACACGGAGCAACTGAAATTtgtaagaaaaaaaattaaaaatgtcaAGATGACCAATAAGCTAGTTGCTAGTATAGTGGAACGACACTCTGCGCACTTCAATTTTATAAAAGGTATCTTGTACATACTTTGATATTGATTATAGGCTCATTGCCAAGTTCGTTTCCTGAAAAAAGTTCAAAACTGCACAAGATTAGGCATGAGCAAATATATATGCGAAACCTTGAATAACAAATTATACAATTACAATGTGATTATGAACTTTTGGGAAACATATATAATCTTTATGTATATCTCAAATTAATGGAGATCTGCCTTAGCAACGTTGGACATATTTCACTTGAATTACAAATCTGTAAATGCATGAAAAGACTAGCTTATGCATATTGGTACCATTGTATATGTTTTGGACAATTACTGGAAGAACTATTCCAGTATAGGAAATGCCAGCAATATACAGGGGATTGCTGACAAACTTGGGATGCTCCTTAAGCCACTACATCAAAATTTTCAGAAACAAATAACAATTAGATACTTTCGCTACTAAAATAAGTACCTTAAGTAAGGTTCGATGGACAATTTGATCTGAGGCACAAGAGGCCGTTTTGGGTACCAAGTACTAACCGACATTCGATAACAATAATTTTAGACCGGTACGTTTTAATCTGGACTAACAGTCTATCACACAAAAACACAAGTTTAACTGTATTCAATGACATTATAAGTTTCTGCAAGGCTGTAATAGTGTACCTCTCTCTCTTTTCAGTAATAAGAGATGAGAGTTCCCGTATAAGTATTTCAATTCTTGAGATTGACCATATCTAAAAAAAAGTGACATCATATTGCATACATGATTAGTTTAGCTGACCTTGCTTCTTAACATTAGCTACTAAACGTTTTCCTTACAATGTTATGTTTTATCAGAACTATCCAAGCTCAGAACATCTCCAAATTTAGTGGACTAAAGTTTTGATTTTCATGTATTATGATTGGCAATCTGGCATGGTTCCGGTCCATCAGTTGACAGTTACAATATTGATATTCTGGTATTCATGTTCTTTTATTATATACataaaaagaaggaaaagaagcaTAGTAAAATTATCAGATAACATGCATTCTAATACTAGTATATGTATTACCTTTCTCAAGAATTCATATGTTTGTGCTGCAGACAAAGTATCGCTGTTTCTGTAAGCATTCTGATTCCGTGCATAAGAAAATCCAGCACCAGGCGAATTATCAAAAAACAATATGTTTGCCACCTAAAAATTTATAAGAGATAGATTATGTTGTGTACTTGTATTGTAGTAGGAAAGTAGATTTTATAGATAGAGAGTAATAAAAGTTGTACTTGGGTCCATGAATATGGGTTCAGCGTTAACGTTGGTTCCACAAAAGTTGTATTGAATTGTAATGGTCCTACAACCAAAAGTAAAGCACTGTAATTAGCTGGACGGAAATATTTATGTTGTGTTTAGTTGGGATGAATGAAATGTAAAGGAACAGATTAATGTCTTTATCATGCATCTAAGCTGGATACCAGTTTTCTTTTAGTCCAGATTCGAAAAAGTTAAGAAAAATGAGGAGTTTTTACCAAATTGAGTAAAAAGGGCTCCGAAATCAGAACAACCAGGACCTCCTGCCTGCCAGACCAGTAGTGGATCATCTTTCGGGTTTCTTTCCGATTCAACGAAGTAATAAAATAGCTGTACATTTTCTTCTTCTCCTATCCCAATGTAGCTGCAACACAAAATCAAATTATCATGAACTTCGCGAGAAGGAACGTGAACATCAATGCTCCACTTGATTGACCACGAGGAAAATAATATTTCTTCACAAATACAAATGTAGaaaaagaataaataaaatgaagcCTAAGGTGCTTATGGTGTGCCATACTGCATTTATTATGTTCCTCTTCGCTACTTTCAAAAGAATACCTTACGCTATCCCCTCCAATTTGAGTAATAATAGTAATTATATTTTGTGAAGAAATACTGTGTTAGTAAAAAAGGAAATATTATTCATGCAGGCATCAAGAAATAGGAATAGATTGTCAGAAGCATCTCTAAGTTCTGATGGTATCTCAGAAATTAGAGGCTGTGCTAGAGTACCCTAAAACCTTGTGAAGATCCAGGGAAGTCCTGTTTCTTGTGGATCAACTACCCGCTTTCTGAAATTTTAAGTTAAAGTGCAAAGAGTTTTTGTACTAGTTTCTTTGTAATTGATTGAAAACGAAAAGAATGTAGAGAGACTATTACCCAGTCTCAAGCTTGAAGGGCAGTTTGCCAGAAAATCCTGGTAGAGTACTAATAACTGCCTGCGAGCAAGTAAGATTAGAATGACACGCCAGGAGAACAATTAGAAGCAAATTCCATGAAAGTGTGTTCCTAAATTGTTTCTACATTACTATCTGTCTTCGGAAATTTACGTATTGCCTAATTCTTTCCAGAACTGATAAAAGACAGATACTGAGATTTCGGAACAAAACCAGCTGAGCAGAGCTCCAGAATTCCTGAATAGAATGAAATATATAATATGTAGGCGTGTATACTGCTTATATACAGACCTGCAGATATGTAAGAGATTTGATTGCTGCTAGGCAAGTTTTTCTATCTAACAAATTAGGTGATCTTGCTTGCCAAAAACTAATACTTATCGTGTTTAAGGTGGTCagacaaataaataaatatgagcACAAACCACCATCTTCTCAATTAcagttttataaataaaattatctgGATAGCTTGAGCAAAGACTGAATTGGCCAGTATGTAGTTATTACACTATGCATTACGAAAGATCTGAAAGGTTATTCTTAATACATGTGCGTATCTGGCCAGATATGTGCTTACAATAAAATAATAGCCATGGTCCATGTGTTCATAAATATACTCCATAAAAATGAGAGATAAAGTCAACACTCAACGGATACATCACAGAAATGATCAGTTATTATGTAGTAATACAGTATTAAACCTTTTATAGTGCTTTTAGAATCAAGTTTGCACATACTGAGGCTGAAGAGTTATGATAGTCTGAGGAGCATGTGTTTAAGATGGTGAAAGCACTAACGGAAAGTGCTTCAGGATCACCGATATCGCCATTTTAGCTTCCAGCATTGCGAAATCATCCCCCCAAATTTCTTTGTCATAATGCAATTGGGTGACTGGTATGATTAGCATTATTCCAGCTGGGAGGGACATTTCTCCTCActtaatgtcttcaaatattGCTCGATTAAGTACAACTCCAGGCGTACAATCTCAGAGTCTAGGGCAAAATCATATTGACCTGCATAACAGGACAAATACAGAGCTCTGAGTTTTATTGTGTCGGCACTTTATCAATAACATATGAATCCAAAAAAAAAGGCTTGAAATTAAAATCAACAGTGCTTCGACAATAAATTGGACAGCGAAAGCATAAAAGAACTTACAACTTTAAGGTGACTCAAACCATCAGCATGTGGTTCATTATTTCCAAAGACCTGCAATACTTCTTCCCTAAGTCACTCTTGCCAACACAATGCTGACTTAATAAAATCGTTGTCCAAACAAGTAGATCTGAGGTTGTCTTTTGTCCGGCAAAATAGAAGAGCTGCACTCTTCAATAACCTCATCAACGGTCATTCCAAATTCCATATATCTATTTACTTTGATTTCTTCAGAATTTGATTGCAGTAATATACTCAACAGGGTCATTATGGATATATTCTTCCGTTTCCATTTCCTTTAGACGCTTGTCAATGATACTTCTCACAATACTATTTAACTCGCCAGCGATCTTCTTCATCCTTATGTTTCTTTTGGTTGGCAAATATCTAAACTGAAGAATTTAATTAAACATCAAAGAAAGAAAAGTAATCACTGcaaaaatcaaggaaaaatcaaTGATACTCGTACACACGAAAAAACAAGGAAAAAGCAAAGAACAAAGGATAGTCATAGAGTAAATGGCCTCATTCCAGGAGTGTTTACACTGATTGTGCAGCCTGCATATATACGTCAGCTAATTCTTTTTGGAGTTGAAATGTCTTTCTTCCTTATTTATAATCACTACCAAAGACTGTCCGAGAAATGACATCACTTGTTAAAGTTTGGACATAAGGCCATACATCCAGCTCGCTTTGACCCTCTGCAGAAACCATATTCTCCCATATG carries:
- the LOC141691265 gene encoding serine carboxypeptidase-like 17, producing MIKEVFKIYDFQKPKGGNPLSKLLVGGLIEAEGDRLLKHRKILNPAFNIEKLKVTPRTNCRVHNGDIGDPEALSVSAFTILNTCSSDYHNSSASAVISTLPGFSGKLPFKLETGYIGIGEEENVQLFYYFVESERNPKDDPLLVWQAGGPGCSDFGALFTQFGPLQFNTTFVEPTLTLNPYSWTQVANILFFDNSPGAGFSYARNQNAYRNSDTLSAAQTYEFLRKWLKEHPKFVSNPLYIAGISYTGIVLPVIVQNIYNGNELGNEPIINIKGYILNNPLTDRSIDFNSRIPYAHQFALLSNELFKAAEINCHGDYINENPSTRCVDNLQEIDKCLESIFQMQILEPICLEDTTALYKDGSSSEKNRTNAIRSLKYINTACRENGYSYFALWANEKSVREALHIHKGTIGTWELCNSDHYVIGKDDTATYTYDVSSSLPYHKNLTKKSCRALVMSGDHDMVFPYIGTRKWIRSLNLTVGRPWTPWFVGKQVAGYTETYMNEDYSLTFATVKGAGHSAPEYKPEECLAMVDRWFGSYAL